In Hirundo rustica isolate bHirRus1 chromosome 4, bHirRus1.pri.v3, whole genome shotgun sequence, a genomic segment contains:
- the GOLGB1 gene encoding golgin subfamily B member 1 isoform X1, which translates to MLSRLSGLASTVLQELSGEDEDAVTEPSVAVEALRSEAESMEEAPEELLERLAQTEKLVVQLKDLIREKDALLQEKEAVFKKEREAADAKLTKLKLQAKAKLASLNKRIEELTEKGSSLPTQALAEELEYPKKNENTDEGHREEMEVLKEQLREQEKTVQDLKKQLAVATVNLKDAEIKYTTQLSSLQEMIQEKEALLEEHVHQHQADLLKMVVQSDMEVEMQQNLRTLQRKLEEKEAALLGRTQVVELLQQELHAAEKQNQTLLDQCQKMEVELSSMRDVLDAERRGSQDLREKMELELAERKLSSHRLQEEVQHLSEQLEEARRAQAELEVKYKDLEQEHGLEVEEKNRLLSCLAVAEQELRCGHAVLGADKDQLKQDVGQLLVPSVGHGATAHKPLDELQKSEEFVCCLDELKSQPQVQLSELAQQDESASQEKIVDQEDQNETSFLPTENLERQKTEEIPHLQLVLQESQQEAVMVTEDAEQNKNIGAEAKLQDLWTVEAPASHVDRSSSAGVSGELVNSETQKPFGDTSVLSEARTDGFTNEVKQFTEESCPPEILEYIAAEKQKELSVLLLELKEAQEEITFLKSHLKGPSGQTSTGSQTEASQLEENSQIQYLEREEQAASDTESVSLLRETEMQQIGLLRENGIRLQEQPQGSPGTSQSQELVKLQNQITELQIILQKSEESFRKELGEKCAEINRLNRLAEEYRQKKEDPESTFCVLTEERDQLLCQAKELSTITELKEQVKQLKEELALSEKQRLSDSQSSLLREQIQSLKNEFKSKDIKIEALQKDLDEAQLQISDQDMQLKDVRSQVETKECEVLDLRQLLRKNAAEMEELSHKLALKGHEAASLEQLVAEHTRSIESLQQALLEKDQQMAEISVSMSEKMVILNEEKFSLGNELRSLKEQTNLLLKAHEEKEQNTGAEDTCLKCEASEQQNETEAVSKENEELGNQVELLRKENEQVKRKLQAALVNRKELQKKVARLEDELEQLSRGQKSENSVPQAAAGKENMRSMISKAMSLANQPGKDYLIQMLSEKESELQSIWKDKEPTEAWLQAVIEEMRQSLQGKANTVSIKDEIMERQTIPDKVTETTESPENDEENEKHSSASTNLEEKQKSALKERISVLEQEKEQLQKKLQEALVSRKDTIKKAQEKDRHHREQLKQQKDDYNILQEQFDQQTKEKDSIQAQLRQLQELKGSAGSVLGSRDRLDYSCTEAEDTTNNKFVQVADVSEEELKKHLDKLQKEKEKLECNISHMQKELAHKSELISDLQQHIAQLFVEIEGLKRASDQAEAKGVSLQTELEESQGKISGVASLEDLQILVHQKDEEMEFLNQQLKEKSEALSNVQAKLLEKEDSVKRLCSQLEAQAQVHEEQSKRLQTEMLEIQEKQEDSAEAAKQKNQMQRKLQAALISRKEALKESKSLKEELDNAKTTIDSLSVKLTNMESQICGYVKETDTLTEKLACLTGEREKLTAEIDKLLRENQNLDGCCKNLTLTLDRVVLEKEKLEKDVESLKNFQATESSEWQEKYKELQGEYETLLQSYENVSNEAERIQRVLETVRQEKQEIYLQLKRAEAKKEETDKQLQEAGQEIDEMKEKMRKFAKSKQQKILELEEENEKLRAEMHFTDGELHRTGERFTNTSLKEDLDCCRRECQSLSTQLETVMAEKESLNQEIVDLKCLLQLTESKLKESGELVDRCVTQPTMGEETDEAVAAPSPMERSENQVDLTFRPEPPAAELEQEAFESDRPYEDPGIYRQQIAELTKQITELEDNRRASEQQLGDIRSCVETLAGEKKALEHQMEEKVHEVNDLQATVAKMEQTVQNVKDELVRMTALKDALEAEKDDLEERLMNQLAELNGSIGNYQQDATDFQIKNDQLKHELQSLQRIMHKLEEEKIQMAKEKSKASSEKQKEFLEKLKYNWRAESSTHIKELQELLKQKQQEIKQLQKDCIKSQEKNSRLERTVKALEFLQSETQKEVEAAKETSAKAAEDTKKAQAELALCRVVLDDTQSEAARVLAESIKVKEELQANKEKIKIQMKKKDEDFERRLQQEKDKHSKEIKNMEEKLATLQREKDHMETTVDNLQDSLKTKDQEAKQLEGSLNKTLAQLAAFTRSMSSLQDDRDRVIDESKTWEKKFTETIQKKEEEIRSKEEACVVLKNQMKHMTVRVEELQTHISRLECNKKDWEADCRKEIQHHQKTCEKLQEEKKELLTQLEESQKLYSKSQNEQQELESEISSLRDQLADLKNSFNKCELAREELGTVVKQQETSIQNFKLNCEQLQADLQASKDLTNKLHEETSDKDQKIMSLLSAKEEAVMAALAELQQQHSEEMKELECRLSKEEEDRKALENEKNKFHDKLNVLTEKMKISRKESKQQKAQLDSFTKSMSSLQDDRDRILRDYKQLEEHHLVMILEKDQLIQEAAAENNKLKEEMRSFHSQMDDLNSENAKLNAELVRYREDLNQVISIKDSQQKELLKIQFQRIQTLENEKATIEAQLKESEHTQDDLRKRMEALREDKVSMSQEIETLLSSLSQVQREMAALHEGSPIMECQAELKAREKEVQELSHELSLSQKRITELEGELECVQRDAAKRVGEAEDRLRKELKHLHHDAGIMRNETETAEERVAELARDLMEMEQKLLAVTDENKDLRAQIQSFGRSMSSLQDSRDQANEELHVLKQKYSADLEEQKSLVQNLQKQIAQLQEEQCSTARNRDTLRSELTELQKAIDGRGLLAQIEKLNQQLRAKDDELLRLSLELEGSSNQVKSFSKAMASLQNDRDRLLNELDKKYKIEEVKQQAGGSASTTSSEVQSLKKALASLQSDRDRVIKELENLQQQYILVGVEAAENSRLKAQLQQWEQEADKQLRLQEQLKQEGAVYQQELQQLRQEKATWEKQSSSMKEQYLTAIAEKDKQLSHLQRITQEMRLPFNKSQTTEEQHQSKISPEVLKGDFSSLETEMKHLQAQLSDSLKELHQKELRIQQLNSKLSQVFEEKNALALQLHGSSRSICESHQHYSEVLNRCLVLERQLQELQAADKSMELFATDAAPGAPQEKNEPQRGTYTSELQELQLRLSETEHLHSSTKQDMQYLEEQLEEERDRRLAAEEALFVAQDQIRRLQSSEGASSLSASIDMTPGHEQSLLIDSMDNNSSRTRSTLGLRRLLRSLFRSRTHLPLLVAMYLLALHVLLFLCFTGRL; encoded by the exons aaaaatgaaaatacagatgaagggcacagagaagaaatggaagtactgaaggagcagctcagggagcaAGAGAAGACTGTTCAGGACCTGAAGAAACAGCTGGCTGTAGCCACAGTAAATCTGAAAGATGCTGAAATCAAGTATACAACACag CTGAGTTCCCTTCAGGAAATGATTCAGGAGAAGGAAGCTCTCCTGGAAGAACATGTGCACCAGCATCAAGCTGACTTGCTCAAGATGGTGGTCCAGTCAGATATGGAAGTAGAGATGCAACAG AACCTGCGCACACTCCAGAGAAAGCTTgaggagaaggaagcagctctgtTAGGACGAACTCAGGTGGTagaactgctgcagcaggagttACAcgctgctgaaaaacaaaatcag ACACTCCTAGATCAGTGCCAGAAGATGGAAGTGGAGTTAAGCTCCATGAGGGATGTGCTAGATGCGGAGAGGCGAGGGTCTCAGGATctcagggagaagatggagcTGGAACTGGCTGAGAGGAAGCTGTCTTCCCATCGCTTGCAAGAGGAGGTGCAGCATCTCTCAGAACAGCTGGAGGAGGCAAGAAGAGCACAAGCTGAACTAGAAGTGAAGTATAAAGACCTGGAACAGGAACATGGGCTGGAGGTGGAAGAGAAAAACCGGCTGCTCAGTTGTCTTGCAGTGGCTGAACAAGAGCTGCGGTGTGGCCACGCTGTCCTTGGAGCTGACAAGGACCAGCTGAAACAGGACGTTGGCCAGCTCTTGGTGCCATCTGTGGGACATGGAGCTACAGCACACAAACCTCTGG ATGAGCTACAGAAATCTGAAGAATTTGTCTGCTGTCTGGATGAGCTGAAATCCCAGCCACAAGTTCAGCTCTCTGAACTGGCGCAGCAG GATGAATCAgcttcacaggaaaaaatagtaGATCAGGAGGACCAGAATGAGACTTCATTCCTACCCACAGAAAACTTGGAAAGACAGAAGACGGAAG aaatacCACATTTGCAACTTGTTCTCCAGGAGTCTCAGCAGGAAGCTGTGATGGTCACAGAAGATGCAGAACAG AATAAGAATATTGGTGCTGAGGCAAAATTGCAAGACTTGTGGACTGTGGAAGCTCCAGCCTCACATGTAGACCGCTCTTCTTCTGCAG GTGTTTCAGGAGAGCTGGTGAATTCTGAAACGCAAAAGCCTTTTGGTGACACTTCCGTGCTCTCTGAG GCAAGAACAGATGGCTTTACCAATGAAGTCAAGCAGTTTACTGAGGAAAGTTGTCCACCTGAAATTCTAGAATATATtgctgcagagaaacagaaagagctGTCAGTTTTGCTGCTGGAACTGAAAGAAGCCCAAGAAGAAATAACTTTTCTGAAAAGCCACCTCAAGGGTCCCAGTGGCCAAACTTCTACAGGCAGCCAAACAGAAGCCAGCCAGCTGGAAGAGAATTCACAGATACAGTATCTGGAGCGGGAAGAGCAGGCAGCTTCAGATACAGAGAGTGTCTCCTTactgagagaaacagaaatgcagcaaattGGCTTACTTCGGGAAAACGGAATCAGGCTCCAAGAACAGCCTCAGGGAAGCCCTGGCACCTCTCAATCACAAGAACTGGTAAAGTTACAAAACCAAATTACAGAACTGCAAATAATTCTGCAGAAATCAGAAGAATCCTTTAGGAAAGAACTAGgagaaaaatgtgcagaaataaATAGGCTAAACCGGTTGGCTGAGgaatacagacaaaaaaaagaggatCCTGAAAGTACATTTTGTGTTTTGACCGAAGAACGAGATCAGCTCTTGTGTCAGGCAAAAGAACTTTCTACCATAACAGAACTGAAGGAGCAAGTGAAGCAACTGAAGGAAGAACTGGctctttcagaaaagcagagacTGTCAGACAGTCAAAGCAGTCTTCTAAGAGAACAAATCCAGAGccttaaaaatgaatttaaatccAAGGATATAAAAATTGAAGCTTTGCAAAAGGACTTGGATGAAGCACAACTTCAGATTTCTGACCAGGACATGCAACTAAAGGATGTGAGAAGTCAGGTTGAGACAAAGGAATGTGAAGTACTTGATCTAAGACAACTTTTGAGGAAGAATGCAGCAGAGATGGAAGAGCTTTCCCACAAGTTAGCCTTAAAGGGACACGAGGCAGCAAGCCTAGAACAGCTTGTTGCTGAGCACACCAGGTCTATAGAGAGCCTGCAACAAGCCTTGCTAGAAAAGGACCAACAGATGGCAGAGATCAGTGTCAGCATGTCTGAGAAAATGGTCATCCTGAATGAAGAGAAAttttctctaggaaatgagCTGAGGAGTCTTAAGGAGCAGACAAATCTGTTATTAAAAGCCCAcgaagaaaaagaacagaacacAGGAGCAGAAGATACATGTCTGAAATGTGAGGCATCCGAGCAGCAGAATGAGACAGAAGCAGTGAgtaaagaaaatgaggaattaGGAAATCAAGTTGAActtctgagaaaagaaaacGAGCAAGTAAAGCGGAAGCTGCAAGCAGCACTTGTGAACAGGAAGGAGCTTCAGAAGAAAGTAGCCAGACTGGAGGATGAATTAGAACAACTGAGTAGAggacaaaaatcagaaaactcagtgcctcaggcagctgcagggaaagaaaacatgagaagCATGATCAGCAAAGCAATGAGTCTTGCAAACCAGCCCGGTAAGGACTATCTAATTCAGATGCTTTCTGAAAAGGAATCTGAGTTGCAGAGCATCTGGAAGGATAAAGAACCTACTGAAGcatggctgcaggcagtgattGAGGAAATGAGACAAAGCTTACAAGGTAAGGCAAACACTGTTTCAATTAAAGATGAAATCATGGAGCGTCAGACAATTCCTGACAAAGTAACTGAAACCACTGAAAGCCCAGAAaatgatgaagaaaatgaaaaacatagtTCAGCAAGTACaaatctggaagaaaaacaaaagtctGCTCTTAAAGAAAGGATTTCAGTTCTTgaacaagaaaaagaacaacttCAAAAAAAACTTCAAGAAGCTCTGGTATCTCGCAAAGACACTATAAAAAAGGCTCAAGAAAAAGACAGGCATCACAGAGAACAactgaaacagcagaaagatGATTACAACATACTGCAAGAACAATTTGATCAGCAAACCAAAGAGAAGGACAGCATCCAGGCTCAGCTCAGACAACTTCAAGAATTGAAAGGATCAGCAGGGAGTGTTTTGGGGAGTCGAGACAGGTTGGATTATTCATGCACGGAAGCAGAAGATACAACAAATAACAAGTTTGTACAAGTTGCAGATGTTTCTGAGGAAGAGTTGAAAAAGCACCTTGACAAATtgcagaaggagaaagagaaattgGAATGTAATATCAGCCATATGCAAAAGGAACTTGCTCACAAATCAGAATTAATCTCTGATTTGCAACAGCACATAGCACAGTTGTTTGTAGAGATAGAAGGGCTAAAGAGAGCCTCTGACCAAGCTGAAGCTAAGGGAGTAAGTCTTCAGACAGAATTGGAGGAGAGTCAAGGAAAAATTTCTGGAGTGGCTAGTCTGGAAGACTTGCAAATCCTTGTGCATCAAAAGGATGAAGAAATGGAATTTCTAAACCAGCAGTTAAAGGAGAAAAGTGAAGCTCTCAGTAATGTGCAAGCAAAATTGCTGGAAAAAGAAGACTCGGTCAAAAGACTCTGTAGTCAGTTGGAAGCTCAGGCTCAGGTGCATGAGGAGCAAAGCAAGCGGCTACAAACAGAGATGCTTGAAATTCAAGAAAAGCAAGAGGACAGTGCAGAAGCAGCTAAACAGAAGAATCAAATGCAGAGAAAGTTGCAAGCTGCGCTTATCTCTAGAAAAGAGGCACTAAAGGAGAGCAAATCTCTAAAAGAAGAGCTGGATAATGCTAAAACTACTATTGACAGTCTTTCTGTCAAGCTGACAAATATGGAAAGCCAAATATGTGGATATGTTAAAGAAACAGATACTTTAACAGAAAAGTTAGCATGCCTCACTGGAGAGCGAGAAAAACTTACTGCAGAAATTGATAAACTACTTAGAGAAAATCAGAATCTTGATGGATGCTGTAAAAATCTTACACTTACTCTGGACAGAGTTGTTCTAgagaaggagaagctggagaaggacgTGGAATCACTGAAGAACTTTCAAGCCACTGAGAGTTCTGAGTGGCAGGAGAAATACAAGGAGCTTCAGGGAGAATATGAAACTCTGCTGCAGTCATATGAGAATGTGAGTAATGAGGCTGAGCGAATTCAGCGTGTGTTGGAAACTGttaggcaggaaaagcaggaaatttaCCTTCAGCTAAAAAGAGCTGaagcaaaaaaagaggaaacagatAAGCAGCTACAGGAAGCTGGACAGGAAATTgatgaaatgaaggaaaaaatgaggaaatttgCAAAATCAAAGCAGCAAAAGATCCTGGAACTAGAGGAGGAGAATGAGAAGCTTAGAGCAGAGATGCATTTTACAGATGGAGAGCTACACAGGACTGGAGAGCGCTTTACAAACACTAGCCTGAAAGAAGATCTGGACTGCTGTAGGAGGGAGTGCCAGTCTCTTTCTACTCAGCTTGAGACAGTAATGGCTGAAAAGGAGTCTCTTAATCAAGAGATCGTGGACTTGAAGTGCCTTTTGCAGTTAACGGAATCTAAGCTGAAGGAAAGCGGAGAACTTGTAGACAGGTGCGTCACCCAGCCGACAATGGGGGAAGAAACCGATGAGGCAGTTGCCGCACCGTCACCAATGGAAAGGTCTGAAAATCAAGTGGACTTAACTTTTAGACCTGaacctcctgctgcagagctggaacaaGAGGCATTTGAAAGTGATAGACCTTATGAGGATCCTGGTATCTACAGACAGCAAATAGCTGAGCTCACCAAGCAAATTACAGAGTTGGAAGATAATAGAAGGGCTTCAGAGCAACAGCTGGGTGACATCCGCAGCTGTGTTGAGACTTTAGCAGGTGAGAAAAAGGCTTTAGAGCACCAAATGGAAGAGAAAGTCCATGAAGTGAATGATCTGCAGGCTACAGTAGCAAAGATGGAGCAAACGGTCCAAAACGTCAAAGACGAGTTGGTGAGAATGACAGCGCTGAAGGATGCTCTAGAGGCTGAAAAGGATGACTTGGAAGAAAGGCTCATGAATCAGCTGGCAGAACTTAATGGAAGTATTGGAAACTATCAGCAAGATGCAACAGACTTCCAAATCAAAAATGATCAACTGAAACATGAGCTTCAGAGTTTGCAGAGAATAATGCACAAACTTGAGGAGGAGAAAATTCAGATggcaaaggagaaaagcaaagcaagttctgaaaaacaaaaggaatttttagaaAAGCTAAAATACAATTggagagcagaaagcagcacacaTATAAAGGAGCTTCAAGAActgctgaaacagaaacagcaggagattaagcagctgcagaaagacTGTattaaaagccaggaaaaaaacagtcgTTTAGAAAGAACTGTTAAAGCTCTGGAATTTCTGCAGAGTGAGACTCAGAAAGAGGTAGAAGCAGCCAAAGAAACTTCAGCTAAAGCAGCTGAAGACACCAAGAAAGCCCAGGCAGAGCTTGCTCTCTGCAGAGTAGTGTTGGATGACACTCAGAGTGAGGCAGCAAGGGTTCTAGCTGAGAGTATCAAAGTGAAAGAAGAGTTGCAagcaaacaaagagaaaattaaaattcaaatgaagaaaaaggatgagGACTTTGAGAGAagactgcagcaggaaaaagacaAGCACTCAAAGGAGATTAAAAACATGGAGGAAAAGCTGGCAACATTACAGAGGGAGAAAGACCATATGGAAACAACTGTTGATAATCTGCAAGACTCCTTGAAGACAAAGGATCAAGAAGCCAAGCAACTGGAAGGCAGTCTAAACAAAACACTAGCCCAGCTTGCAGCCTTCACCAGGAGCATGTCTTCCCTTCAGGATGATAGGGATAGAGTGATAGATGAATCAAAAACATGGGAGAAGAAATTCACTGAAACTAttcagaagaaggaagaagaaatacgTTCAAAAGAGGAAGCTTGTGTTGTGCTAAAGAACCAGATGAAACACATGACCGTGCGTGTGGAAGAACTCCAGACTCATATATCGAG gctGGAATGCAACAAGAAAGACTGGGAAGCTGACTGCAGGAAGGAGATCCAGCATCATCAAAAAACATGTGAAAAgttgcaggaggaaaaaaaagagcttttgacTCAGCTTGAGGAGTCTCAGAAACTGTACAGCAAGTCTCAGAATGAACAGCAGGAACTGGAGTCAGAAATCAGCAGCCTGAGAGACCAGCTTGCTGACTTAAAGAATTCCTTCAACAAATGTGAGCTggccagggaagagctggggacTGTGGTCAAGCAACAAGAGACCAGTATCCAGAATTTTAAACTCAACTGTGAACAGCTTCAAGCTGATCTGCAGGCTTCCAAGGACCTAACAAATAAGCTGCATGAAGAAACCAGTGACAAAGATCAAAAGATTATGAGTTTGCTGTCTGCTAAAGAGGAAGCAGTGATGGCTGCTCTAGCTGAATTACAGCAGCAACATTCTGAAGAGATGAAAGAGTTGGAGTGTAGGCTAAGTAAGGaggaagaagacagaaaagcCTTGGAAAATGAGAAGAATAAATTTCATGACAAACTCAATGTTCTCACTGAAAAGATGAAGataagcagaaaagaaagtaagCAGCAGAAGGCACAACTGGACTCCTTCACCAAGTCCATGTCGTCTCTGCAGGACGACCGAGACCGCATATTGAGGGACTACAAGCAGCTTGAGGAACACCATCTTGTTATGATCTTGGAAAAAGACCAGCTAATTCAAGAGGCGGCTGCTGAAAACAACAAGCTCAAGGAAGAAATGAGAAGTTTCCATAGCCAGATGGATGACCTCAACTCTGAGAATGCCAAGCTGAACGCAGAGTTGGTGCGGTACAGAGAAGATCTTAACCAAGTGATTTCAATAAAGGACTCCCAACAGAAGGAACTTCTCAAAATACAGTTTCAGCGGATCCAGACTCTGGAAAATGAGAAGGCAACCATAGAAGCACAGCTGAAAGAGTCGGAGCATACTCAGGATGATCTCAGGAAGCGCATGGAAGCCTTAAGAGAGGATAAAGTCAGTATGTCTCAAGAGATTGAAACTCTTCTGTCCTCTCTGTCCCAGGTGCAGAGAGAGATGGCAGCATTACATGAGGGGAGTCCCATCATGGAGTGTCAAGCAGAACTTAAGGCTCGGGAAAAAGAGGTACAAGAACTGAGTCATGAGCTTTCCCTCTCCCAGAAAAGAATAACGGAACTTGAGGGGGAGCTAGAATGTGTTCAAAGGGATGCGGCCAAGAGAGTGGGAGAAGCTGAGGACAGGCTTCGGAAGGAATTGAAGCACCTGCATCATGATGCAGGGATAATGAGGAACGAAACCGAGACAGCAGAAGAGAGAGTAGCGGAGTTGGCACGGGACTTGATGGAGATGGAACAGAAATTGCTTGCAGTCACAGATGAAAACAAAGATCTCAGAGCTCAAATTCAGTCTTTTGGGAGGTCCATGAGCTCTCTTCAGGATAGCCGAGACCAAGCCAACGAAGAGCTTCatgttttgaaacagaaatactcTGCAGACTTAGAGGAACAAAAGAGTCTAGTGCAGAATCTTCAGAAACAGATAGCTCAGCTACAAGAGGAGCAATGTTCCACTGCCAGGAACCGAGATACGCTGAGGTCTGAGCTGACAGAACTGCAGAAGGCTATTGACGGAAGAGGTCTCTTGGCCCAGATTGAGAAACTTAATCAGCAGCTCAGAGCTAAAGATGATGAGCTTCTCCGCTTGTCTTTGGAATTGGAAGGCTCTTCCAACCAAGTCAAATCTTTCTCCAAGGCTATGGCAAGCCTGCAGAATGACCGAGATCGTCTGCTGAATGAATTGGACAAAAAATATAAGATTGAAGAAGTGAAACAACAAGCAGGAGGGAGCGCTTCCACCACTTCTTCAGAAGTGCAGAGTCTGAAGAAGGCACTGGCCTCCTTGCAGAGTGACAGAGACAGAGTA ATAAAGGAGCTGGAGAATCTGCAGCAGCAGTACATCCTGGTCGGGGTGGAAGCCGCTGAGAATTCTCGCTTAAAGGCACAactgcagcagtgggagcaaGAGGCAGACAAACAGCTTCGTCTGCAAGAACAACTGAAGCAAGAAGGAGCTGTGTACCAGCAGGAGCTCCAGCAACTCAG ACAGGAGAAGGCCacctgggaaaagcagagcagcagcatgaaGGAGCAGTACTTGACGGCCATAGCAGAGAAGGACAAGCAGCTGAGCCATTTACAAAGGATCACACAGGAAATGAGGCTGCCCTTCAACAAGTCTCAAACCACAGAGGAGCAGCATCAAAGCAAG ATTTCCCCAGAAGTCCTGAAAGGGGACTTTTCAAGTCTAGAAACAGAGATGAAACACCTCCAGGCCCAGCTAAGTGACAGTCTGAAAGAACTGCACCAGAAAGAGCTCAGAATTCAGCAGTTAAACAGCAAG CTATCTCAGGtctttgaagagaaaaatgccCTTGCCCTCCAGCTCCATGGGAGCAGCCGGAGCATTTGTGAGAGCCATCAGCACTACAGCGAGGTCCTGAACCGCTGCCTAGTGCTggagaggcagctccaggagctgcaggctgcagaCAAGAGCATG GAGCTGTTTGCGACAGAcgctgctccaggagcaccCCAAGAAAAGAATGAGCCACAGAGAGGCACTTACACATCTGAACTacaagagctgcagctgag GTTGTCTGAAACAGAACATTTACATAGCAGCACAAAGCAGGATATGCAGTATTtagaggagcagctggaggaagaaCGGGACCGTCGTCTTGCTGCAGAGGAGGCGCTTTTTGTGGCACAGGATCAGATCAGGAG GTTGCAGTCAAGTGAGGGGGCATCTTCCTTAAGTGCCAGCATTGATATGACTCCAGGTCACGAGCAGTCCTTGCTGATCGACTCCATGGATAATAATTCCAGCAGA ACTCGGAGTACTCTTGGACTACGACGCCTGTTACGCTCTCTCTTCCGCTCCCGGACCCACTTGCCTCTGCTAGTGGCCATGTATCTGCTTGCTCTCCATGTCCTGCTCTTCCTGTGCTTTACGGGCCGCCTGTGA